The sequence GACCTTCGTGCGCGTCGAAGCCGGGTGCGCGGCCCACGACGCAGCCAGGGGCGATCAACTCACGCGGGAGATCATCGACGGCTGGGGCGACGGGCTCTTACTGATGCGGCCCTGACGACCGCCTGCTCCCCTAGGCCGGAGCACACCGCGCGGTCATCCCGCGGTGCGGGGCAAGTCAGGCCAAAGGTCGCCACTGCCAGGCGCGCTCGATCATGGCGCCGACGAAGGGCGGCTTGGCGTCGACGTAGCGGTCTCGCTCGTGGGCGTGCTCGACGGCGAGGTCCTGCTTGAACGTGGCGTAGCGCAGTGCCTCGTCCGGGTGGGCCCGCAAGTAGTCGCGGAAGACGAGGTACCGGGCCACCAAGGGCGAGGAGGCCGCCACGACGTGCAGGTGGTGGGTCCGCTTACCTGCCCGCAGACGGTGGAAGAACAGGTGCTGCGGGTCGTCCGCGAAGGACTCCGGGACATGCAGGTAGCCGATCCCGCAGAAGGCGGGGACTGCGGTGTGTAGTTGCTCATCGGATACGACGGTCAGCAGGTCGATGGTGGGCTTGGCCGGGAGGCCGGGGACGGCCGTCGAGCCGATGTGCTCGACGGCTTCCAGCGACGGGAGGGCGGCCAGAATCCGTGCCCGCTCGTTGGCGAATGCCTGCGGCCAGGACTCGTCGTAGGCGATGACCTCGACAGTGGCGTCCGGGCGTTCTTCGAGCATCAGCGTGGTCTCCGTCTCGTTGCGGCGACTCTCGAACGTACCCCGTGCCGTCGTCTCCACCTGCCGACCAAGCGCACGGTCATCCGCGACGGCGCGACGTCACGGTCATCCCGCGGTGCGCGCGGTCATCTCGCGAGCCAGGACGTCGTCGACCTCGCGGTCGTGCCGATGAGCAGGACACCGACCAAGC comes from Kineococcus rhizosphaerae and encodes:
- a CDS encoding GrpB family protein — protein: METTARGTFESRRNETETTLMLEERPDATVEVIAYDESWPQAFANERARILAALPSLEAVEHIGSTAVPGLPAKPTIDLLTVVSDEQLHTAVPAFCGIGYLHVPESFADDPQHLFFHRLRAGKRTHHLHVVAASSPLVARYLVFRDYLRAHPDEALRYATFKQDLAVEHAHERDRYVDAKPPFVGAMIERAWQWRPLA